The following DNA comes from Kryptolebias marmoratus isolate JLee-2015 linkage group LG23, ASM164957v2, whole genome shotgun sequence.
cagtaaaactgaattaaacagCAGCTCAGAAGCTTTATTAAGTTAAGATTTGTTGAAAGTGAGCTCCTACCTGCTGGTCTCCTGCAGCCGTTTCCCTCCAACACGCAGATCAGCAGCTGCTTATATAACATCTGCTGAGCCTCTGCCGGCCTGCAGCTCCAATCAATAACCGATGGATGGGATCGATCCTCTGCTCTACTTACAGCGCTGCCTCACACATCACGCCACGCAGTGTCCACAGACGTTTTTCACATTAAAGTTCGATGAGAGaaatctcctcctcttcatcactctgCTGGGGTGCAGAAGCAGCGCCCTCTGATGGATCTTAAAGGGAACTGCAACAAAAACGATCAAATCTGCACCCAGGATGTGCTCCACCACCTGAATCCACCTCTCACAGGGAGCTTAAAGAGCTgcttcaacaaataaaagattaatttgTCTTTCAGGTCCAGAGTGAGACGCTGAGAGGAACCTTTTATCAAAGTTATTTAAATCCAAAAACACCGTGGGTCGCTCGTCTCTGTTGTGCTCATAGGTTTCTACAGAAGCTCAGATgggacaaacaaaacacaaaggtaCAGAAAATGGACGGATGAAACGTTCTCACAtggttaataaaataataaatgactgcatgtaaaataaacagcctATTTATTGTCAGTATTTGATCCATTTAACACAAAGACCTCCGTGTCTGAGCTGTACAGAACATCTAACATGGAAGTCTGAAAAACAGATGATTGAATAATGTCTCGTTTCCAGCTTTGTCCTGAGACAACAGATACAAGTCTAAGAAAGTTCAACTCTGATCAGTTTCTAGCTCACAGCTTCAGTCCGTCTACCTCAGCATGTCCGCTGACTTCTGCTGACCCTCCTATAAAAAGTCCTCCAAGCTCCGCCTCCAGGTCCTGCAGGTGGGCGGGGCCTGACCCCCAGCTGGTGTCCGGCTCTCCCAGAGTCCTCCACCAGGGCAGCCGGCTCGCCTGCAGCACGGCGCTGTGGGCGCTGCGCGCTCGAGCGGAGATGGAAGCCGACGAGCTCAGGAAGGACTCGGCCTGCGTCACCGTGACAACCGACAGGGCCGGGGCATCTGTAGGGGCCAGACGATCATTAATCGCTGATCtctcaaaaaactaaaacaacagcTGGATCCAGATGTGCAACCTCCAGGACTGAGCTGTACAtttcatttctctctttttgtttagcAGCCAACGTTAACAAAAAAACCTGGAGAACTACTgataaatattactttaaaagaCGACAAGAGAGTGTCTGCTTGAACTCAAAGGATAAAGAACTGTCACATGAtcacacagtgtgtgtgtgtgtgtgttaccctGCAGTAGCTCCAGCTGGGTGTGTGTATACGCCAGCAGGGTCTCCACATgctgctcctccctcctctgctgttctcctctctgcagctccgcctgcagcagctgctgcacctCCTCATGGAGCGCCGCACACTCCTCCGGAGACACACGTGAcgactgcacacacacacacacacacacacctgatcaGTGACATCCAAACACACAGGTGATGATGGTTTGTTGGAATAAATCCTCTCACCCGGTGTGCAGAAATGTACTCCTCCACCTGTTGTTTTAGCTCCGCCCTCTGGCTGTCCGTCAAGCCCTCCTGACCAATCCAGAGTGGGGCGAGGGGCAGGGCCTTTGCTGCCCGACGCTTTTCTAGAAATCGGCGCACCTGAAGAAGCAGCCAGAAAGAAGGGTGTTTTAACAACCAGCAGGACGGAtttaatgagtgtgtgtgtgtgtgtttacagctcTCTGCAGTGTCCTGGCAgcctgctgctgtgtgtgtttctgtctcagaGTGTCTCGCAGTGTGTTGTTGTAGTATCTTCTGTCTCTGAAGCCTCTCCAGAAGCTCTGGATCACCACGGCCGCTCTGCGCTCACACTCCTGCAGGTACATCTGCACCtgctctgaacacacacacacacacacacacaaacaacaaaggAGGTTCAGGAGCAGCTGGATGTTTTCTCAAGCAGTCCGTCAGTACATTCCTCCTGACCGGACTGCTGCATGATGGGAGCTGTAGTTTTGTTAATAACATCTCCTCAGACAGAACTACAGACACACAGAACCATTGAATACACAAAAGTTCACATTTAAAACgtaactaaaaatattttaagagcaaaaaaaattaaataaaaatctggccCTATTACACTGAAACTAAATTTAAGACTtctgaagactttttaagacTGCAGAAACCCTGTGATAACATCTGAAACATtaaggtttattatttttaatatctatTTAGGAAGAGACTAAATGAGTTAaatcaatgtatttttattcttctgttacAGACATGAACATTAATCGAACCAACCAGAACAAAAGCAGGTTGATgagtttttccttcttgttttgacctaacagctgctgcaggatcACATAATAAAGCTGCAATAATGGATTCTgtggaacaaaataaatccaaacagatTTACAGAGAGCAGTCGTGTTTCTCTCCCTGTTGTTTCAAACGCAAAGATTCGCtgtaaagaaaagatgaaatggGAAGAGTTTTTACCAGGagggagcagctgcagcagttgtCTCTGTTTCTGGTGGAACTGCCTCCTGGCCTGCCGCCGCCTCAAACACACCTACAACACAATCAGTTTACACTCAAACAACCTGCTGATGAGAGGAGCGGaacaaagcacagaaaaaacacGCCACTGAAACCGGTTCACATGTATTTATGACCTAAAACAGGTcgatttttacttttctttattttgattcaAACTAATGTCCCAAATAATCATGAAATGCACAGCTGACAGTGAtgtaatgactttaaaaaaaaacatttccagtcATTAAAGTATTTCCTTCCTCTATAACAACTTTTATAAAATGATAGTTTCACTGAGTTAAAAGGACCTAatatcagacaaaaacattaaatataaagtttaataagttttaaattttttagcTCTTTTGTAAATTTCAGCTTGAAtatgattaaataataaatctgaatgTGTCTGACattaagacaaataaaatacttatttttctgacagacatgatgaagaaacagaaactcGTCTGTATTTTTCTCCTCACTGATATTTACCTGATACCTGAGCTCCGCCTCCCACTGCTGCGCCTCCTTCTGCTCATGCTGCCGCCTCCTCCGAGCCCTGACggacacccacacacacacacacacacacacacacacacacacacctgaataTAACTTTCAAACATGAAAGTCTCCAGAATAAAAAGTTGTTCAACTGAAACGTGTTCTTGTGGATCAGTTAAAGAAGAAATCAAATGTTAactctttgtctctttgtgttgaactatgttataaataaatgttattttatttaagttatgTTATATAATTTCAGATGTGCTGTGGCTGTCGTTCCTCGGTGCTGATTGGCTCTGTTACAGACGTTTTAATAACctctgtctgcagcaggaagctcTTACCTGTATCTCCTCTGCAGAGCGCTGGCTGCTCTGTTCAGACTCTTCACTCTGCGCCGGGTCCGATACGACCTCCACGCCGCTTGGATCACGCACGCCGCTCGCACGCGCTCAGTCTGCACcttcaaacacagacacagcagcatttacataaaaatatattgttgtattttataaaacagaacagcaaagttctttgaaaaaataagcagattattattaataattttaacattttttaggTTTCACTTGTTTATTAAAGGAGGTGAAACAAACCTCCGTCTGGCTGCTCTCGCTTTGCTCTGATTGGATGATTGCAATCAGCTGGTCTATGTCCTGGtcgaagccccgccccctccagTCCTTCTCGAGCAAACTGTCCAaacctgcagagacacaaaatCACCTCTGACCTCTCAGTCACAGTTTTCACCTGTCCCAGGTCTACtcttgtgacctctgacctttgaatTTGAGCAGGAGGGGCTGGAAGCGGCACCCCAACTGCTTTGCCATGAGAAGCATTAGTGTGATGGAGGCTCCGCCCACTGCAGAGTCGGAGCTAAGAGCTAACTGGCCAACGGCCTCgttgagcagcagcaggacagacTCGTTGCTCAGATCAGAGAGGAAGTTCCTGCAGACAGAGAACAACAAACATCTCATCTGTCGTCAGGGTTCTGGTTTCAGAACATCGGTTTGGACCCTGTGGGTGTGGTCTTTGAGGACAGGACCTACAGGACCTGCAGGACCTGCAGCACCTACAGCATCTGTGTCCCACAGATTCCAGCTGATTGTTCTCTCAGCGGTCGTCACGCTCTTCAGCTTATTCCTGAACCCCAGTGCTTCTGGTGAGGGGGCCGAAAGCATTCAGAGGAATTATCTTGCAAAATGTTTCGTTTGGTGACAAATTTTGGTCCCCTGTGAACAAGAGCTGCAGCgacagctgcagtttgtttccaTGAACGCTGATCTGAGTGTGCATTTGTCTGCAGGGACATTTCTGGTCATATTTAAGAGATGCAGAGAACGAAGGATGATCAAAGCGATCTTTAGGAgcagaggaggatgaagatgatttatttatttattttaaatctgagcTGGAGAAGAAAGGCTTTTTTCTTGGCTCATAAAAAGAGATAATTTTATAAGCAGCAgtcaaagacataaaaaccagAGTTTTGATTCTCCTGAGTTTTAGGTAATAAGTTCAGACAAActttgcacaaaaataaataaatcctacaCAATCAGAATCCCCTCTTACTTAACTTTATAAATTATGAATGCTTAATTTCTTAtcatttatataataaaatatgagtcattactttttgcattaaaacagctgtaaaagtataattttagtattttaaaactattctgaCTTTTaggtttgcattttaaaacaaatttaaagtttcAAGATAACTTTTTAGGATGTCTACAAGGTGTCACTGTTTATTtgtgaactttgttttattttattcagataaaAGAATCTATAAACAGTGATCAGGATGTGTTGTCACCTGCTGACTGTGCAGATCTGAATCCACATCTGGATGCAGAGCAGAGACACAGTGATGTCATCACACATCTGGATCTGTTCGTAGTGGACCGAGCTGAggactgcagacagacaggaagtgaaggaaaTTTAAACGTTTGTTTTATCTTAGTGTTAAAAATGAGTTACGGGACTACTTTCACAGGCGGATGAATCTGGGGTTGGTGCTGACCCTGAGCTGTGAGGCCGGAGTGAGCTGAGAGCAGCCAGCCGACTGAATCCATCACCTTCCTGAGGAGAGACGAACactggcagacagacaggcaggcagggaagcaggcagacagacaggcaggtaggcaggcaggcaggcagaaagagagggaggcagacagacagacaggcagacaggcagacagacagacagacagacagacagacagacaggcaggcagaaagagagggaggcagaaagagagggaagcagacagacagacagacagacagggagggaggcagacagacagacagggaagcagacagacagggagggaggcagacagacagacagggaagcagacagacagggagggaggcagacagacagacagggaagCAGGCAGACAAAGGCAGACAGACAGTAGAGTTACAGCCACAGTCTGACTGAAACTTGACAGAAACCTTCATCCAACTCTGCTCCTCACCTCGGCTCGGCTCATCAGCTGACAGGCCAATGGCAGCAGGCCGTCTATGACTGACGGCAGGAACAGCCTATGAAAGGCCTCGGACCGACTGCCTGGCTCCACCCCCACACAACAGGAACTGAAGGTGCAAATGCAAGAACGTTAAGGCTGGTGGTTaaacaaaacttctgtttacaaaaaaaccATGAAGCTGCTTCCataacattaaaggcctagcatatcgcccgccgccatttatgacagagttttaaactaagatcatcttgtgttgagaaatgacaaagttgtagccgttttggtcaaaccgtaGATTTGACGCAGCAGGAATCTTGAATTGGCTTCATCCAATAACTGTTTccttaaagtttaatttaaatctgtccagtggttcatgagatattttgctaacacacaaactgTTGTCCAccttcagcagtgggtgataattagACTAAATAAACTTCTAAAGATGAAAATTGAAACAGTAATACACAAAAAGAACTGCAAAacttaaaacagtaaattagaagccaaaaacatttaaataaatttataatctacattaaaaaaaagaaaattcaaattaaattaaatcattcaAAATTAGACTAGAACATTGTAGAATTTAATTAAATCCCTTCTTTTTAACTTTCtggtaaaaagaataaaagtgagtGTTCAGCAGCCTGATGAGGCGTACGTGGTCAGGTGAGCGAGCGTGGCGGCGGCACCCCAGTTGCCCCGCAGCCTGCTGGGATGCAGAGAGAGCGTCTGCACGCAGTGATTCAGGACACCGCTGTGATACAGCTCAGACTTGACTCGAGCCAACGAGCTGCTGCTTGTCCGCACAGCCGCTGAGTTCAGAACCTCTGAGGGACGAGAACAAACAGAACGTCCTGAGAACGTTCTCTCAgtggacagaaaacagacaggtGAGCGTCTCACTGTTTAAACCGTCGTTCAGCAAGCTGATCCTCTGTTCTGGGTTCAGGTCTTCATCCTCCAGCTGCCTCTTCAGCTCTGAGATCAgaacctcctcctctgcctccatcACAGGAGCTTCAGAAGGAAGTGTGAGCCCTCTGTGCCggaggaaagagacagacaccGTCAGGTTTTCACTCTCTTAAGCCACTTCAGCTTTTACCCAGACTTGACCAGGCTTGCTTCCTTCAAAGAGACGCAGGAACAACAcatttcagtgacatttttattcatccttTCTGTGAGCCAGGTTACCTGA
Coding sequences within:
- the LOC108246826 gene encoding IQ calmodulin-binding motif-containing protein 1 isoform X3, which encodes MEAEEEVLISELKRQLEDEDLNPEQRISLLNDGLNKVLNSAAVRTSSSSLARVKSELYHSGVLNHCVQTLSLHPSRLRGNWGAAATLAHLTTSCCVGVEPGSRSEAFHRLFLPSVIDGLLPLACQLMSRAEEGDGFSRLAALSSLRPHSSGSAPTPDSSAFLSSVHYEQIQMCDDITVSLLCIQMWIQICTVSRNFLSDLSNESVLLLLNEAVGQLALSSDSAVGGASITLMLLMAKQLGCRFQPLLLKFKGLDSLLEKDWRGRGFDQDIDQLIAIIQSEQSESSQTEVQTERVRAACVIQAAWRSYRTRRRVKSLNRAASALQRRYRARRRRQHEQKEAQQWEAELRYQVCLRRRQARRQFHQKQRQLLQLLPPEQVQMYLQECERRAAVVIQSFWRGFRDRRYYNNTLRDTLRQKHTQQQAARTLQRAVRRFLEKRRAAKALPLAPLWIGQEGLTDSQRAELKQQVEEYISAHRSSRVSPEECAALHEEVQQLLQAELQRGEQQRREEQHVETLLAYTHTQLELLQDAPALSVVTVTQAESFLSSSASISARARSAHSAVLQASRLPWWRTLGEPDTSWGSGPAHLQDLEAELGGLFIGGSAEVSGHAEVDGLKL
- the LOC108246826 gene encoding IQ calmodulin-binding motif-containing protein 1 isoform X1, which gives rise to MTSRCRGNKSSAFPLETLACTLQGIKRTHPFDCSSSAAKSIRGLTLPSEAPVMEAEEEVLISELKRQLEDEDLNPEQRISLLNDGLNKVLNSAAVRTSSSSLARVKSELYHSGVLNHCVQTLSLHPSRLRGNWGAAATLAHLTTSCCVGVEPGSRSEAFHRLFLPSVIDGLLPLACQLMSRAEEGDGFSRLAALSSLRPHSSGSAPTPDSSAFLSSVHYEQIQMCDDITVSLLCIQMWIQICTVSRNFLSDLSNESVLLLLNEAVGQLALSSDSAVGGASITLMLLMAKQLGCRFQPLLLKFKGLDSLLEKDWRGRGFDQDIDQLIAIIQSEQSESSQTEVQTERVRAACVIQAAWRSYRTRRRVKSLNRAASALQRRYRARRRRQHEQKEAQQWEAELRYQVCLRRRQARRQFHQKQRQLLQLLPPEQVQMYLQECERRAAVVIQSFWRGFRDRRYYNNTLRDTLRQKHTQQQAARTLQRAVRRFLEKRRAAKALPLAPLWIGQEGLTDSQRAELKQQVEEYISAHRSSRVSPEECAALHEEVQQLLQAELQRGEQQRREEQHVETLLAYTHTQLELLQDAPALSVVTVTQAESFLSSSASISARARSAHSAVLQASRLPWWRTLGEPDTSWGSGPAHLQDLEAELGGLFIGGSAEVSGHAEVDGLKL
- the LOC108246826 gene encoding IQ calmodulin-binding motif-containing protein 1 isoform X2 translates to MTSRCRGNKSSAFPLETLACTLQGIKRTHPFDCSSSAAKSIRGLTLPSEAPVMEAEEEVLISELKRQLEDEDLNPEQRISLLNDGLNKVLNSAAVRTSSSSLARVKSELYHSGVLNHCVQTLSLHPSRLRGNWGAAATLAHLTTSCCVGVEPGSRSEAFHRLFLPSVIDGLLPLACQLMSRAECSSLLRKVMDSVGWLLSAHSGLTAQVLSSVHYEQIQMCDDITVSLLCIQMWIQICTVSRNFLSDLSNESVLLLLNEAVGQLALSSDSAVGGASITLMLLMAKQLGCRFQPLLLKFKGLDSLLEKDWRGRGFDQDIDQLIAIIQSEQSESSQTEVQTERVRAACVIQAAWRSYRTRRRVKSLNRAASALQRRYRARRRRQHEQKEAQQWEAELRYQVCLRRRQARRQFHQKQRQLLQLLPPEQVQMYLQECERRAAVVIQSFWRGFRDRRYYNNTLRDTLRQKHTQQQAARTLQRAVRRFLEKRRAAKALPLAPLWIGQEGLTDSQRAELKQQVEEYISAHRSSRVSPEECAALHEEVQQLLQAELQRGEQQRREEQHVETLLAYTHTQLELLQDAPALSVVTVTQAESFLSSSASISARARSAHSAVLQASRLPWWRTLGEPDTSWGSGPAHLQDLEAELGGLFIGGSAEVSGHAEVDGLKL